One window of the Mixophyes fleayi isolate aMixFle1 chromosome 6, aMixFle1.hap1, whole genome shotgun sequence genome contains the following:
- the SRSF2 gene encoding serine/arginine-rich splicing factor 2, translated as MSYGRPPPDVEGMTSLKVDNLTYRTSPETLRRVFEKYGRVGDVYIPRDRYTKESRGFAFVRFHDKRDAEDAMDAMDGAVLDGRELRVQMARYGRPPDSHHGRRGPPPRRYGDYSRRSRSPRRRRRSRSRSKSRSRSRSRSRYSRSKSRSRTRSRSRSTSKSRSARRSKSKSSSVSRSRSRSRSRTGVSPPPKNSKSRSRSPTPPPKSPEEEGAVSS; from the exons ATGAGCTACGGTCGGCCTCCGCCAGACGTGGAAGGCATGACTTCTCTCAAGGTAGATAACCTGACGTACCGGACGTCCCCGGAGACCCTGCGCCGCGTGTTCGAGAAGTACGGCCGCGTCGGCGACGTCTACATCCCCCGTGACCGCTACACCAAGGAGAGCCGCGGCTTCGCCTTCGTCCGCTTCCACGACAAGCGGGACGCGGAGGACGCGATGGACGCCATGGACGGGGCGGTGCTGGACGGCCGAGAGCTGCGGGTGCAGATGGCGCGCTACGGCCGCCCGCCCGACTCCCACCACGGACGCCGAGGGCCCCCGCCTAGGAGATACGGCGACTACAGCCGCCGGAGCAGGAG TCCAAGACGAAGACGACGCAGCCGATCCAGAAGCAAGAGTCGATCACGGTCACGCAGCCGGTCTCGCTACAGTCGCTCCAAGTCTCGTTCCCGCACTAGGTCCCGTTCTCGATCTACTTCCAAATCTCGCTCTGCCCGGAGGTCAAAGTCCAAGTCTTCCTCTGTGTCCAGATCACGGTCTCGCTCCAGGTCTAGAACTGGGGTTTCGCCCCCACCAAAGAACTCAAAATCCAGATCGAGGTCCCCAACACCACCTCCAAAATCTCCAGAAGAGGAAGGAGCTGTGTCTTCTTAG